AGCGGCATCTGGCCCAGCGCGTGGGTGGCGCAGCTCAGGCACGGGTCGTAGGCGCGGATCGCCACCTCGATGTGGTTGAGCAGGCCCTCGGTCAGCTCCTGGCCGTCGAGGTACTGGCGCGCCACCGAGCGCACTGCCTCGTTCATGGCCTGGTTGTTGTGCGTGGTCGAGACGATCAGGTTGCACAGCGTGACGAGGTCGTCGTCACCCACCTTGTAGTGGTGGATCAGCGTGCCGCGTGGCGCCTCGATGATGCCCACGCCTTCGCCACGCCGGGTGCCGGTGGCCATCAGGTCGCCGCCCAGGATGTCGGGGTCGTCGAGCAGGTCGCGGATCACCTCCACCGAGTGCAGCACCTCGATCATGCGGGCCCAGTGGTAGGCCAGCGTGGCGTGGATGGGCTCGCCCTTGCCCCAGTCGATGAACTCGCGGCGCTCGGCCTCGGCCAGCGGGCTGGGGATGAAATCGCAGTTCTGCACCCGCGCCAGCGGGCCGACGCGATACCAGCCGGCCTCGCGCCCGAGCGAGCGCAGGTGCGGGAACTTCATGTAGGTCCAGGGCCGCACCTCTTCCTCGATCAGGTCGAGGTAGCTCTGGTCGCTGGCGCCGTCGATGATGATCTGGCCGGCGGCATCACGCGCGCGCAGCACGCCGTCGTAGAGGTCCATCGCGCCGTCCGCGCGCACGAGAGACAGCATGTTGGAGCGGAAGCTGCCGAAGCTGTCGTACAGCGCCGGGTTCTGTGCGTGCAGCTGCTTGGCGATGGTGACGGCGTCCTGCGCCCACTCGATCATCTGCTCGACGTCACGGCGCAGCATGTCGCGGTCGGCACGGCTGACATGCTTGTTCATGCCACCCGGAATCGCGCCGGTGCCGTGCACGCGCTTACCGGCGGTGACGCGGATCACCTCCTGCCCGAACTTGCGCAGCAGCACGCCCTTCTTGGCGACGTCCGGGTGCGCCTGCACCACGCCGACGATGTTGCGCAGGTTCACCGCCGAGTCGAAGCCGAACAGCAGGTCGGGCGACGACAAATGGAAGAAGTGCAGCGCGTGCGACTGCATCGTCTGGCCGTAATGCATCAGCCGGCGGATCTTCTCGGCGCTGCGCGTGATCGGCTGCGTGCCGAGCACCACGTCCATCGCCTTGGCGGCGGCCAGGTGGTGCGACACCGGGCAGATGCCGCACAGGCGCTGCACCATCACCGGCACCTCCCAGTACGGCCGGCCTTCGATGAACTTCTCGAAGCCGCGGAACTCGACGATGTGCAGCCGCACCTGCTGCACGCGGTTGTGGTCGTCAAGCAGGATCGTCACCTTGCCGTGGCCTTCCACGCGCGAGACGGGGTCGATGGCGACGCGGCGCAGGCCTTGCGGCGCGGCGGCGGTTTCCAGGTCAAAGCTCATTGCGAGTGCTCCTTGGTGTCTGCGTGCTTCCTTGACGCGTCGGTGTGCCGCAACCCGGCAGCGGCCGCGGATCCGGCTCTGCCGGGCCGCTGGCTGCGCCCCCTCGAGGGGGGAGCGCCGCAGGCGCTACGGGGGTGGGCCATCAGTCGTAATGCATCAGACCGTGGCCCAGATGCGGCGTGCGGCCCGCCATCAGGTCGGTCAGGAACTGCCAGAACGCGTCGGCCGAAGGTGGGCAGCCGGGCAGGAAGTAGTCGACGTGCACCACCTCGTGGATCGGGTGCACCTTGTTGAGCGGCAGCGGCAGCTCGGGGTCGTTGGGGATCACGCTGCCGACGGTCATGCCGGGGCGGCTCTGATAGACGTCGTGCAGCATCTGCGCCAGGTCGAGGTGGTTGCGCTGCGCCGGCAGGCCGCCGTTGATCGCGCAGGCGCCCACCGCTACGAGGGTCTTGCAGTGGGCGCGAAACTCCTTGAGCACCACCACGTTCTCGGAGTTGCACAGCCCGCCCTCGATCAGGCCGAGGTCGCAGTGGCCGATCTGCTTGATGTCGGTCAGCGGCGAGCGGTCGAACTCGATGTGCTCGATCAGCTCCAGCAGCCGCTCGTCGATGTCGAGAAACGACATGTGGCAGCCGAAGCAGCCCGCCAGCGAGACGGTCGCGACCTTCAGCTTGCGCGGCTGGTGCGTCGGGTAGAGGGGTTTGAGCGAGTTCATGGCAGCTCCTGCTGGCCGTTCTGATCGACGGTCGCGACGTCATAACGCCGCTCGCCGATCGGGATCACGAAGCCGCGCCGCTTGGGCAGGATCACGCCCACCGGGCAGATGCTGGCGGCGCGGTCGGCCAGCGCCATGTCCGTATCGCCGAGCTTGCCACTCTCGCTGTTGACCACCAGGTGCGCGCCCAGGCTGTTGCCGGCGATCGCGAAGATGCTCTTGCCGTCGACCTCGGCGCTGGCGCGCACGCACAGGCCGCACAGGATGCAGCGGTTGAAGTCGAGCAGGATGTGTGGGTGGCTGGCGTCGACCGGGCGATCCGGGTAGAACTCCTCGAAGTGCGGCCCCTCCATGTGCATCTGGTAGGCGGTGGCCTGCAGCAGGCAGTTGCCGCTTTTTTCGCACGACGGGCAGAAGTGGTTGCCCTCGACGAACAGCATCTGCAGCAGCGTCTTGCGGTGGCCGTTGAGCTCCTCGGTGTCGCTCTCGACCAGCTGGCCCGGCTCGGCCTTGAGCGTGCACGCGGCACCGGGCCGGCCGTTGACCTTGACGGTGCACAGCCGGCACGAGCCGTGCGGCGAGAACTCCGGGTGCCAGCACAGGTGCGGGATGTAGTGCCCGGCGTTGCGCGCCGCCTCGAGCACGGTCTCGCCCGGCGTGAACGGCACGTCGTTGCCATCAAGCGTGAAGCTGGTGCTCATTCCACAATCTCCAGGTGCGAAGCGGGGTCGTCGCGGCCGGTCATCTGCCGGGCGATCGACAGTTCGGCGTCGAGGCTGAAAGCCGGTTCGAAGTACAGCGATGTGAGCCGCTGTTCGTAGGCCGGCCGGAACTTGGCGATGGTGTCGCGCAG
This portion of the Leptothrix cholodnii SP-6 genome encodes:
- a CDS encoding Ni/Fe hydrogenase subunit alpha, with the translated sequence MSFDLETAAAPQGLRRVAIDPVSRVEGHGKVTILLDDHNRVQQVRLHIVEFRGFEKFIEGRPYWEVPVMVQRLCGICPVSHHLAAAKAMDVVLGTQPITRSAEKIRRLMHYGQTMQSHALHFFHLSSPDLLFGFDSAVNLRNIVGVVQAHPDVAKKGVLLRKFGQEVIRVTAGKRVHGTGAIPGGMNKHVSRADRDMLRRDVEQMIEWAQDAVTIAKQLHAQNPALYDSFGSFRSNMLSLVRADGAMDLYDGVLRARDAAGQIIIDGASDQSYLDLIEEEVRPWTYMKFPHLRSLGREAGWYRVGPLARVQNCDFIPSPLAEAERREFIDWGKGEPIHATLAYHWARMIEVLHSVEVIRDLLDDPDILGGDLMATGTRRGEGVGIIEAPRGTLIHHYKVGDDDLVTLCNLIVSTTHNNQAMNEAVRSVARQYLDGQELTEGLLNHIEVAIRAYDPCLSCATHALGQMPLDVVLQGPNGELIDHVLKSSTGELVRNLAAPVGLPA
- a CDS encoding NADP oxidoreductase, with amino-acid sequence MNSLKPLYPTHQPRKLKVATVSLAGCFGCHMSFLDIDERLLELIEHIEFDRSPLTDIKQIGHCDLGLIEGGLCNSENVVVLKEFRAHCKTLVAVGACAINGGLPAQRNHLDLAQMLHDVYQSRPGMTVGSVIPNDPELPLPLNKVHPIHEVVHVDYFLPGCPPSADAFWQFLTDLMAGRTPHLGHGLMHYD
- a CDS encoding 2Fe-2S iron-sulfur cluster-binding protein, translating into MSTSFTLDGNDVPFTPGETVLEAARNAGHYIPHLCWHPEFSPHGSCRLCTVKVNGRPGAACTLKAEPGQLVESDTEELNGHRKTLLQMLFVEGNHFCPSCEKSGNCLLQATAYQMHMEGPHFEEFYPDRPVDASHPHILLDFNRCILCGLCVRASAEVDGKSIFAIAGNSLGAHLVVNSESGKLGDTDMALADRAASICPVGVILPKRRGFVIPIGERRYDVATVDQNGQQELP